In one Sphingobium indicum B90A genomic region, the following are encoded:
- a CDS encoding phage tail protein, giving the protein MATIVLTALGTAIGGPLGGAIGGLIGNAFDHAVLFRPKGVEGRRLNEVQVQTSTYGSQLPRLFGTLRVAGTVIWATDLKETRHRSGGGKGRPSVTSYSYSASFAVALSARAVRSVRRIWADGNLLRGAAGDFKTEMGAFRLHSGGEDQAVDPLIAAAEGVGATPAHRGIAYAVFEDLSLADYGNRIPSLTFEVEADEGPVAIAGLAAELSGGMLTGDGLGAVAGMAAGGADVGDALAPLAEAFGLALVAEEAGLRLRAGDAEGAMVIAAGALCRSVNGRALNGCEHSGGSADSVPAALSVRYHDPERDYQAGVQRIGRPGPGRLEQGIDLPMALSGEEARSLVARKLGMAWAGRSTMTLRCGWDALRHAPGDVVAVEGVPGRWRIEEREWEAMAVRLALRRVPGAGAAIPLGASSGAMVRQADRPHGPTMLMLADLPMIREGVAAAPLIVAAASGGEGWRGAALFVIGATGEASPAGRTAGRAVMGWADNALPAGSVTMVDSIHALHVTLLSADMELAGADEAALGLGRNLCLVGQELVQFSHVAQTGEASFRLEGLRRGLFGTEWAMASHEEGEAFLLLEEDRLVELAPYGSGAEIGGGLHVSAVGVGDSAPADALLTIRGEAVVPPSPVHVTARGDGTGGWIVGWTRRGRGGWRWTSGTDVPLGEDRESYQLRVSAGSTELRRIVTDRSPWTYDAAAVAEDMGHPGELAVEIRQVGTYALGRAARIVLAG; this is encoded by the coding sequence ATGGCGACGATCGTGTTGACCGCCCTTGGCACGGCCATTGGCGGGCCGTTGGGGGGCGCCATTGGCGGGCTGATCGGCAATGCTTTCGACCATGCGGTGCTGTTCAGGCCCAAGGGGGTGGAGGGGCGGCGGCTGAACGAGGTTCAGGTCCAGACGTCGACCTATGGATCGCAGCTGCCCAGGCTGTTCGGGACGCTGCGGGTGGCGGGAACCGTGATCTGGGCCACGGACCTCAAGGAGACGAGGCACAGGAGCGGCGGGGGCAAGGGGCGGCCCAGCGTCACCAGCTACAGCTATTCGGCGAGCTTTGCCGTGGCGCTGTCGGCGCGCGCCGTGCGGTCGGTGCGGCGCATCTGGGCGGACGGCAACCTGCTGCGCGGGGCGGCGGGGGACTTCAAGACGGAGATGGGAGCCTTTCGGCTGCATTCGGGCGGCGAGGACCAGGCGGTCGATCCGCTGATCGCGGCAGCGGAGGGCGTGGGGGCGACGCCGGCGCATCGGGGGATTGCCTATGCGGTGTTCGAGGATCTGTCGCTCGCGGACTATGGCAATCGCATCCCGTCGCTGACCTTCGAGGTGGAGGCTGACGAGGGGCCGGTCGCGATTGCCGGTCTGGCGGCGGAGTTGAGCGGGGGGATGTTGACCGGCGACGGGCTGGGCGCGGTCGCCGGCATGGCGGCGGGCGGCGCGGATGTGGGCGATGCGCTGGCGCCGCTGGCGGAGGCGTTCGGCCTGGCCCTTGTGGCCGAAGAGGCGGGATTGCGCCTGCGGGCGGGGGACGCGGAGGGGGCGATGGTGATCGCCGCCGGGGCGCTGTGCCGGTCCGTCAACGGGCGGGCGCTGAACGGGTGCGAGCATTCGGGCGGCTCGGCGGACAGCGTGCCGGCGGCCTTGTCGGTCCGCTATCACGATCCGGAGCGCGACTATCAGGCGGGCGTGCAGCGCATCGGCCGGCCGGGTCCGGGACGGCTGGAGCAGGGCATCGACCTGCCGATGGCGCTGTCCGGCGAGGAGGCGCGGTCGCTGGTGGCGCGGAAGCTGGGAATGGCATGGGCCGGGCGTTCGACGATGACGCTGCGCTGCGGCTGGGATGCGCTGCGCCATGCGCCGGGCGATGTCGTCGCGGTGGAAGGCGTGCCGGGCCGGTGGCGGATCGAGGAGCGCGAATGGGAGGCGATGGCCGTGCGCCTGGCCTTGAGGCGCGTGCCGGGGGCCGGCGCCGCGATCCCGCTGGGGGCGTCGTCCGGCGCGATGGTGCGGCAGGCGGACAGGCCGCATGGGCCGACCATGCTGATGCTGGCGGACCTGCCCATGATCAGGGAAGGGGTGGCGGCGGCGCCCCTGATCGTCGCGGCGGCGAGCGGCGGCGAAGGGTGGCGCGGCGCGGCGCTGTTCGTGATCGGCGCGACAGGGGAGGCTTCTCCCGCCGGGCGGACGGCGGGCCGCGCCGTGATGGGATGGGCCGACAACGCCTTGCCCGCCGGGAGCGTGACGATGGTCGACAGCATCCATGCTCTCCACGTGACCCTGCTGTCGGCGGACATGGAATTGGCGGGAGCGGACGAGGCGGCGCTGGGCCTGGGGCGCAATCTGTGCCTGGTCGGGCAGGAACTGGTCCAGTTCAGCCATGTCGCGCAGACCGGCGAGGCCAGTTTCCGGCTGGAAGGCCTGCGGCGCGGATTGTTCGGAACCGAATGGGCGATGGCGTCCCATGAAGAGGGTGAGGCTTTCCTGCTGCTGGAGGAGGACCGGCTGGTCGAGCTTGCCCCTTATGGAAGCGGGGCGGAGATTGGCGGCGGCCTTCATGTCTCGGCGGTCGGGGTGGGCGACAGCGCGCCGGCCGATGCGCTGTTGACGATAAGGGGGGAGGCGGTGGTGCCGCCTTCTCCCGTGCATGTCACGGCGCGGGGGGATGGGACCGGCGGCTGGATCGTCGGCTGGACGCGGCGCGGCAGAGGCGGATGGCGCTGGACCAGCGGGACCGATGTGCCCCTGGGCGAGGATCGGGAGAGCTATCAACTGCGCGTGTCGGCAGGGTCGACGGAACTGCGGAGGATCGTCACCGACCGATCGCCCTGGACCTATGATGCCGCGGCGGTGGCGGAGGATATGGGCCATCCGGGCGAACTGGCGGTCGAGATCCGGCAGGTCGGCACCTATGCGCTGGGCCGCGCCGCGCGCATCGTTCTGGCGGGCTGA
- a CDS encoding DUF2163 domain-containing protein, whose protein sequence is MSGLEALGKPLATLAFCWRIERRDGVTIGLTSHDRDLEIGHLLYRAAPGMTPSAVRSGIGVEGADSDVEGALVADAISEADLAAGRWEGAGLELRLTEWEAPGDLWLLLARGEIGAVTRKAGAFSAELVGAMAALKASVAPSTSPDCRAVLGDRQCRVDLAGRRRVVAVGAVEDAVASVAGLEPGAYAFGTLRWLTGANGGIIQGVIDNGAEDVSLADPPPFAVEAGALALLTEGCDRQLATCVGRFGNAVNFRGEPYLPGTDLLTRYPGAA, encoded by the coding sequence ATGAGCGGCCTGGAGGCGTTGGGGAAGCCGCTGGCGACGCTGGCCTTTTGCTGGCGGATCGAGCGGCGGGACGGGGTGACGATCGGGCTGACGAGCCATGATCGCGATCTGGAGATCGGCCATCTGCTCTATCGCGCGGCGCCGGGGATGACGCCTTCCGCCGTGCGCAGCGGCATCGGAGTGGAGGGCGCGGACAGCGATGTCGAGGGCGCGCTGGTGGCGGATGCGATCAGCGAGGCGGATTTGGCGGCGGGGCGCTGGGAGGGGGCCGGGCTGGAGTTGCGGCTGACCGAGTGGGAGGCGCCGGGCGACCTATGGCTGCTGCTGGCGCGGGGGGAGATCGGGGCCGTGACGCGCAAGGCGGGAGCCTTTTCGGCGGAGCTGGTGGGCGCGATGGCGGCGCTCAAGGCTTCGGTCGCGCCCTCCACTTCGCCGGACTGCAGGGCTGTGCTGGGAGACAGGCAATGCCGGGTCGACCTGGCCGGGCGGCGGCGCGTGGTGGCTGTCGGCGCGGTCGAGGATGCGGTGGCGAGCGTGGCCGGGCTGGAGCCGGGGGCCTATGCCTTCGGGACGTTGCGATGGCTGACCGGGGCCAATGGCGGGATAATCCAAGGGGTGATCGACAATGGCGCCGAGGATGTCAGCCTGGCCGATCCGCCGCCCTTTGCGGTGGAGGCGGGCGCCCTGGCGCTGCTGACCGAGGGGTGCGACCGGCAGTTGGCGACCTGCGTCGGCCGGTTCGGCAATGCCGTGAATTTTCGCGGGGAACCCTATCTGCCGGGGACGGATTTGCTGACGCGCTATCCGGGGGCGGCTTGA
- a CDS encoding DUF2460 domain-containing protein, producing the protein MSGLGYWLADARRGQETRFMKRFAPTHWTVNFPRPMMASVVTAAPDALRVDAVFYGSGDLAGLIWEAEDKWSHALLAYETDRDFRDCVLRFRWRSGGLRRLDETHGPTLTIEGRDAAGHARAWYVRLWNYASGGPEDAVIALDFSAIRSGFLLAEGEDVWAGDVDRMFISLAAPGYDAGSAAFAAAVEGWCELSEISCDGAGSVLRVGDVVLPEHGLSMATGYDDCFNQTPERIVASIHALGYRGDINHYVGMSHYFRLEPLGGGFYISLAGGVLNAPCAAWHADFAQRAKALGLGVIWSLSYELFDAHCWNDWKQRAEDGSPALTGWSPPSTLLSPAHDGAMSYLRLVAGAFVSIGLTAGLEIRFQVGEPWWWVMPADGRICLYDDAARAAFGAALVSIPDVRGTLSAGQKALLDRAGEVLAASTAALCAWVKGVAPGAVTHLLAYLPTVLDPLAPEAKRANMPVGWASPAFDVLQLEDYDWVTQGRERLTARGVELAVERLGYPVEAQHYLSGFVLRGEDAAQWREIAAAADAAMRRGTAATFIWALPQVARDGFTCFRLYGEEDVQAFDDVSFPLSVGREASVSPAFSTQVVESVSGHERRSSDWADARLSFDAGPGVRSEADMAALIAFFRARRGAARGFRFSDPYDDRSCAMGEAPGPLDQRLGLGDGVRAEFPLQRFYGAGEEAQARRITRPVAGTIRVAVDGVEMAGGWSHAGLGVIAFDVAPAEGAVLTAGFRFDVPVRFAEDRLDINRATFAAGEAPSVPLVEIRE; encoded by the coding sequence ATGAGCGGGCTTGGATATTGGCTGGCCGATGCGCGGCGGGGGCAGGAAACGCGGTTCATGAAGCGCTTTGCGCCGACGCATTGGACCGTCAATTTTCCCCGGCCGATGATGGCGAGCGTCGTCACCGCCGCACCGGATGCGTTGCGGGTGGATGCCGTCTTCTATGGGTCGGGGGATCTGGCGGGGCTGATCTGGGAGGCGGAGGACAAGTGGAGCCATGCCCTGCTGGCCTATGAGACGGATCGGGATTTTCGCGATTGCGTGCTGCGCTTTCGCTGGCGGAGCGGCGGGCTGCGGCGGCTGGACGAGACGCATGGGCCGACGCTGACCATTGAGGGGAGGGACGCGGCCGGGCATGCGCGGGCCTGGTATGTGCGCTTGTGGAACTATGCGAGCGGCGGGCCAGAAGATGCTGTGATCGCATTGGATTTTTCCGCGATCAGGAGCGGATTCCTGCTGGCCGAGGGCGAAGACGTCTGGGCGGGCGACGTGGACCGGATGTTCATCTCGCTCGCCGCGCCGGGCTATGATGCGGGGAGCGCCGCCTTCGCCGCGGCGGTTGAGGGATGGTGCGAGCTTTCGGAGATAAGCTGCGACGGCGCCGGGTCGGTGCTGCGCGTGGGCGATGTGGTGCTGCCCGAACATGGGCTGTCGATGGCGACCGGCTATGACGACTGCTTCAACCAGACGCCGGAGCGGATCGTCGCGTCGATCCATGCGCTGGGCTATCGCGGGGACATCAATCATTATGTCGGGATGAGCCATTATTTCCGGCTCGAACCGCTGGGCGGCGGATTTTACATCAGCCTGGCGGGCGGGGTGCTGAACGCGCCCTGCGCCGCCTGGCATGCGGACTTCGCACAGCGGGCCAAGGCGCTGGGGCTGGGGGTGATCTGGTCGCTTTCCTATGAATTGTTCGACGCGCATTGCTGGAACGACTGGAAGCAGCGGGCGGAGGATGGTTCTCCCGCGCTGACGGGCTGGTCGCCGCCTTCGACCCTGCTTTCCCCCGCGCATGACGGGGCGATGAGCTATTTGCGGCTGGTGGCAGGGGCCTTTGTTTCCATTGGCTTGACGGCTGGATTGGAGATCAGGTTTCAGGTGGGCGAGCCATGGTGGTGGGTGATGCCCGCGGACGGGCGCATCTGCCTGTATGACGATGCGGCGCGGGCGGCGTTCGGCGCGGCGCTGGTGTCCATCCCGGACGTGCGGGGGACGCTGAGCGCCGGGCAAAAGGCGCTGCTGGACCGGGCGGGCGAAGTGCTGGCAGCATCGACGGCGGCGCTCTGCGCCTGGGTGAAGGGGGTGGCGCCGGGGGCGGTGACGCATCTGCTCGCCTATCTGCCGACCGTGCTCGATCCGCTGGCGCCGGAGGCCAAGCGGGCGAACATGCCGGTGGGATGGGCGTCGCCGGCCTTCGATGTGTTGCAACTGGAAGATTATGACTGGGTGACGCAGGGGCGCGAGCGGCTGACGGCGCGGGGCGTGGAGCTGGCGGTGGAGCGGCTCGGCTATCCGGTCGAGGCGCAGCATTATCTTTCGGGTTTCGTGCTGCGCGGGGAGGATGCCGCGCAATGGCGCGAGATCGCGGCGGCGGCCGATGCGGCGATGCGGCGGGGGACGGCGGCGACCTTTATCTGGGCGCTGCCCCAGGTGGCGCGGGATGGCTTCACCTGCTTCAGATTATATGGGGAGGAAGATGTGCAAGCCTTTGACGATGTGTCCTTTCCCTTGAGCGTCGGGCGGGAGGCGAGCGTTTCGCCGGCTTTCTCCACGCAGGTCGTGGAGAGCGTCTCGGGGCATGAGCGGCGGAGCAGCGACTGGGCGGATGCGCGCCTGTCCTTCGATGCCGGGCCGGGCGTGCGGTCGGAAGCGGACATGGCGGCGCTGATCGCCTTCTTCCGGGCGCGGCGCGGGGCGGCGCGGGGATTCCGCTTCAGCGATCCCTATGACGACCGCAGTTGCGCCATGGGGGAGGCGCCGGGGCCTTTGGACCAGCGTCTGGGGTTGGGCGACGGCGTTCGGGCGGAGTTTCCGTTGCAGCGCTTCTACGGCGCTGGCGAGGAGGCGCAGGCGCGGCGGATCACGCGGCCGGTGGCGGGGACCATCAGGGTCGCCGTGGATGGCGTGGAGATGGCGGGCGGCTGGAGCCATGCCGGGCTGGGCGTGATCGCCTTCGACGTCGCGCCTGCCGAGGGGGCTGTGCTGACCGCCGGTTTCCGCTTCGACGTGCCGGTGCGCTTTGCCGAGGACCGGCTGGACATCAACCGGGCGACCTTCGCGGCGGGCGAGGCGCCCTCCGTGCCATTGGTGGAGATCAGGGAATGA
- a CDS encoding phage tail assembly chaperone encodes MSFFKAAARLAGVAGWLLGWRPEEFWRATPAELESVLRAARGEEDEARAGMDRGELERLRAGMPD; translated from the coding sequence ATGAGCTTTTTCAAAGCGGCGGCGCGGCTGGCGGGGGTCGCGGGGTGGCTGCTGGGATGGCGGCCGGAGGAATTCTGGCGGGCTACCCCGGCGGAGTTGGAGAGCGTGTTGCGGGCGGCTCGCGGCGAAGAGGACGAGGCGCGCGCCGGGATGGATCGGGGGGAGTTGGAGAGGTTGCGGGCTGGGATGCCGGATTGA
- a CDS encoding gene transfer agent family protein, producing MLRPSFAALVAAEEELGPLFALVERAADGKLSLGEMAGLFWHCLAEPPAGLTREALGEAIVAAGLAKLTPVLRGILGQILGGR from the coding sequence GTGCTGCGGCCCAGTTTCGCGGCTTTGGTGGCGGCTGAGGAGGAATTGGGACCGTTGTTCGCGCTGGTGGAGCGCGCCGCCGACGGGAAGCTGTCGCTTGGCGAGATGGCCGGGCTGTTCTGGCATTGCCTGGCGGAGCCGCCCGCGGGGCTGACGCGGGAGGCGCTGGGCGAGGCGATCGTGGCGGCGGGGCTGGCGAAGCTGACGCCGGTTCTGCGGGGGATATTGGGACAGATATTGGGGGGACGATGA
- a CDS encoding phage tail tube protein has translation MGVEKGSAFLLKIGDGGAPAAYATVAGMRTTQLSVNGEAVNVTHKGSGGWRELLSGAGVRSVSVSAAGIFTGSAAEVRLRNHALAGTVEDYELSFESGEKMRGRFLVTRLDYAGDYNGERNYALSLESSGPVVSL, from the coding sequence ATGGGCGTGGAAAAAGGAAGCGCGTTTCTGTTGAAAATAGGCGATGGCGGGGCGCCGGCGGCCTATGCGACCGTGGCCGGGATGCGGACCACGCAACTGTCCGTCAATGGCGAGGCGGTGAACGTCACGCACAAGGGGTCGGGCGGCTGGCGCGAATTGCTGTCGGGCGCGGGGGTGCGATCCGTCAGCGTGTCGGCGGCGGGCATATTCACCGGATCGGCGGCGGAGGTGCGGCTGCGCAACCATGCGCTGGCCGGAACCGTCGAGGATTATGAGCTGAGCTTCGAAAGCGGCGAGAAGATGCGGGGCCGCTTCCTGGTGACGCGGCTGGACTATGCCGGGGATTATAATGGGGAGCGCAACTATGCGCTGAGCCTGGAAAGTTCCGGGCCGGTGGTGTCGCTGTGA
- a CDS encoding DUF3168 domain-containing protein, which yields MSAEVAVRGALVAALRGDAALMAGLNGLFDGAPGRASAPYGVVGDCIALDWGAKDLDGRELVVTVSLFDAGEAPARLAGLLARVDAVLRGLGLAGGWRVVGARLVRSRVARTGARDGWQALVDYRVRVVGV from the coding sequence ATGAGCGCGGAGGTGGCGGTGCGTGGCGCGCTGGTGGCGGCGCTGCGCGGGGATGCGGCATTGATGGCGGGGCTGAACGGGCTGTTCGACGGTGCGCCGGGGCGGGCAAGCGCGCCCTATGGCGTGGTGGGGGACTGTATCGCGCTGGATTGGGGCGCGAAGGATCTGGACGGGCGGGAGCTGGTGGTGACGGTCAGCCTGTTCGATGCGGGGGAAGCGCCTGCGCGGCTGGCGGGATTGTTGGCGCGGGTGGATGCTGTTTTGCGCGGGCTTGGGCTTGCGGGGGGCTGGCGGGTCGTCGGGGCGCGGCTGGTTCGCTCGCGGGTGGCGCGGACTGGGGCGCGGGACGGGTGGCAGGCTTTGGTGGATTATCGGGTGCGGGTGGTGGGGGTGTGA
- a CDS encoding head-tail connector protein, whose product MLADLKAWLRIGSDDEDGVLERLLGSASGLCEQFIGQWLVVREASETIVADGSWRRLTARPVVAILGVEVEGVALAPGAYAVDIDASGDGWVRARLVDGPGKVTVRYRAGLAADAEGLPEAIRQGIVRLAAEHFTARDGEAATPPAVVSALWRPWRRMRLA is encoded by the coding sequence ATGTTGGCGGATCTCAAGGCCTGGTTGCGGATCGGGTCGGATGATGAAGATGGCGTGCTGGAGCGGCTGTTGGGGAGCGCTTCGGGGCTTTGCGAGCAGTTTATCGGGCAGTGGCTGGTGGTGCGGGAGGCTTCCGAGACCATCGTGGCCGATGGAAGCTGGCGGCGGCTGACGGCGCGGCCGGTGGTGGCGATATTGGGCGTGGAGGTGGAGGGCGTCGCCTTGGCGCCGGGGGCCTATGCGGTCGATATCGATGCCTCCGGTGACGGCTGGGTGCGGGCGCGGCTGGTGGATGGGCCGGGCAAGGTGACGGTGCGCTATCGGGCGGGGCTGGCGGCGGATGCCGAGGGGCTGCCTGAGGCGATCCGGCAGGGGATCGTGCGGCTGGCGGCGGAGCATTTCACGGCGCGGGACGGGGAGGCGGCGACGCCGCCCGCCGTGGTGAGCGCCCTGTGGCGGCCCTGGCGGCGGATGCGGCTGGCGTGA
- a CDS encoding phage major capsid protein, producing the protein MTDQLEASFDVVAQGERLAGLENEVAALRGVLLVQQRPALDGVKGGAVDPRRAAFVERYVRQGLEAGVELKSFSGASGAAGGYAVPREIDQIIDATLKGISPIRAIANVVRTGTAGYRKLVTSGGIVSGWASETGARAETATPSFNEIVPPSGELYANPAASQAMLDDARFDVEGWLAGEIAREFAAAEGAAFVNGNGTNKPKGFLTYAATNEADSVRAFGSLQYVASGASGAFAASGPDKLIDLVQALRTPYRQGACFVMNSATLAVIRKMKTSDGAFIWQPSLAAGQPATLLGYPVVEAEDMPDIAAGSLSIAFGNFQAGYVISERSETSILRDPFSNKPFVHFYAVKRIGGAVANSEAIKLMKFAAS; encoded by the coding sequence ATGACGGATCAGTTGGAAGCGAGCTTTGACGTGGTGGCGCAGGGGGAGCGTCTTGCCGGGCTGGAGAATGAGGTGGCGGCTTTGCGGGGGGTGCTGCTGGTTCAGCAGAGGCCTGCGCTGGACGGCGTGAAGGGCGGGGCGGTCGATCCGCGCCGGGCGGCCTTTGTCGAGCGCTATGTGCGGCAGGGGCTGGAGGCTGGAGTGGAGCTCAAGAGCTTTTCCGGGGCTTCGGGCGCGGCGGGCGGCTATGCGGTGCCGCGGGAGATCGATCAAATCATCGATGCGACGCTGAAGGGGATTTCGCCCATTCGCGCCATCGCCAATGTCGTGCGCACGGGGACGGCGGGGTATCGCAAGCTGGTGACTTCGGGCGGCATCGTGTCGGGCTGGGCCAGCGAGACGGGGGCGCGGGCGGAGACGGCCACGCCCAGTTTCAACGAGATCGTGCCGCCTTCGGGCGAGCTTTACGCCAATCCGGCGGCGTCGCAGGCGATGCTGGACGATGCGCGGTTCGATGTCGAAGGCTGGCTGGCGGGGGAGATTGCCCGCGAGTTCGCGGCGGCGGAGGGGGCGGCCTTCGTCAACGGCAATGGGACGAACAAGCCGAAGGGTTTCCTGACCTATGCCGCCACCAATGAGGCCGACAGCGTGCGGGCCTTCGGGTCGCTGCAATATGTGGCTTCGGGGGCTTCGGGGGCCTTTGCGGCTTCGGGGCCGGACAAGCTGATCGACCTGGTGCAGGCGCTGCGGACGCCTTACCGGCAGGGGGCTTGCTTCGTGATGAATTCGGCAACGCTGGCGGTCATCCGCAAGATGAAGACGAGCGACGGCGCGTTCATCTGGCAGCCTTCCCTTGCAGCGGGACAGCCGGCGACCCTGCTGGGCTATCCGGTGGTCGAGGCGGAGGACATGCCGGACATCGCCGCGGGTTCGCTGTCGATCGCGTTCGGCAATTTCCAGGCGGGCTATGTGATCTCCGAACGCAGCGAGACGAGCATTTTGCGCGATCCGTTCAGCAACAAGCCGTTCGTGCACTTCTACGCGGTGAAGCGGATCGGCGGGGCCGTGGCGAATTCGGAGGCGATCAAGCTGATGAAGTTCGCGGCTTCCTGA
- a CDS encoding HK97 family phage prohead protease yields the protein MSDVRFAGYAAVFDRVDRGGDVVRAGAFAGVAAGVPLLWQHRPGEVIGTVEKVEEDARGLRVIGRVSGRTAAGREAGRALREKAVDGLSFGYRVREARGVSPRELLDLEVVEVSVVTHPMQDLARVIAVE from the coding sequence ATGAGTGACGTGCGCTTCGCCGGATATGCGGCGGTGTTCGACCGGGTCGACCGGGGCGGCGACGTGGTGCGGGCGGGGGCCTTTGCCGGGGTGGCGGCGGGGGTGCCCTTGCTGTGGCAGCATCGGCCCGGCGAGGTGATCGGGACGGTCGAGAAGGTCGAGGAGGATGCGCGGGGCTTGCGGGTGATCGGGCGGGTTTCGGGGCGGACGGCTGCCGGGCGGGAGGCTGGGAGGGCCTTGCGCGAGAAAGCTGTGGATGGGCTTTCCTTTGGCTATCGGGTGCGGGAGGCGCGGGGGGTTTCGCCGCGGGAGTTGCTGGACCTGGAGGTGGTGGAGGTGAGCGTCGTGACGCATCCGATGCAGGATCTGGCGCGGGTGATTGCGGTGGAATAG
- a CDS encoding DUF6127 family protein, with translation MKYDGEMLARLVAQAEAQPVAADMLMIRALIEEASELGAGRALERLGLADRGAQDDVRELRELLGAWRDAKKAARGAVVAWVARVVMALLLLGMAVKLGLAGLVHE, from the coding sequence ATGAAATATGATGGGGAGATGCTGGCGCGGCTGGTGGCGCAGGCAGAGGCGCAGCCGGTGGCGGCGGACATGCTGATGATCCGGGCGTTGATCGAGGAGGCGAGCGAATTGGGCGCGGGGCGGGCGTTGGAGCGGTTGGGGCTGGCGGATCGCGGGGCGCAGGACGACGTGCGGGAATTGCGCGAGCTGCTGGGCGCGTGGCGCGACGCGAAGAAGGCGGCGCGGGGGGCCGTGGTGGCGTGGGTCGCGCGGGTGGTCATGGCTTTGCTGCTGCTGGGGATGGCGGTGAAGCTGGGGCTGGCGGGGCTGGTGCATGAGTGA
- a CDS encoding phage portal protein → MKFFGVKAARESARPVLARAWGSGGVALGEWPASYEAQVRAGVVGNPVAQRALRLVAEGAGGTALIVGGVGEDERRRVKALVTRCSSGQSLVETLASHLLLHGNAYVQVMTGADGAPVELYALRPERVSVEPDARGWPAAYLYRVGESVTRLSPEDGAGRTGIVHLKALHPLDDHYGLGCVGAAAGAVAIHNAATVWNKALLDNAARPSGAMVYDPGDGSVMAPDQYERVKREMEIAFSGAANAGRPMLLEGGLDWKAMSLTPAEMDFVGLKAAAAREIALAFGVPPMLMGLPGDNAYANYREANRALWRQTILPLMAKICGGLAQGLQGWWPELRLDADLDAVPALFEERSAIWERVGGADFLSAEEKRAVLGIG, encoded by the coding sequence ATGAAATTTTTCGGGGTGAAGGCGGCGCGGGAAAGTGCGCGGCCGGTGTTGGCGCGGGCCTGGGGTTCGGGCGGGGTGGCGCTGGGCGAGTGGCCCGCCAGCTATGAGGCGCAGGTGCGGGCCGGGGTGGTCGGCAATCCGGTGGCGCAGCGGGCTTTGCGGCTGGTGGCGGAGGGGGCTGGCGGGACGGCCCTGATTGTCGGCGGCGTGGGCGAGGATGAGCGGCGGCGGGTGAAGGCGCTGGTGACGCGCTGTTCTTCGGGGCAGTCGCTGGTGGAGACGCTGGCGAGCCATTTGCTGCTGCACGGCAACGCCTATGTGCAGGTGATGACCGGCGCGGATGGGGCGCCGGTGGAACTCTATGCGCTGCGACCGGAGCGGGTGAGCGTGGAGCCAGATGCGCGGGGGTGGCCGGCGGCTTACCTCTATCGCGTGGGGGAGAGCGTGACGCGGCTGTCGCCGGAGGATGGCGCCGGGCGGACGGGGATCGTCCATCTGAAGGCGCTGCATCCGCTGGACGATCATTATGGGCTGGGCTGCGTGGGCGCGGCCGCGGGAGCGGTGGCGATCCACAATGCGGCGACGGTTTGGAACAAGGCGCTGCTGGACAATGCGGCGCGGCCTTCGGGGGCGATGGTCTATGATCCGGGCGACGGGTCGGTGATGGCGCCGGACCAGTATGAGCGGGTGAAGCGCGAGATGGAGATCGCCTTTTCGGGCGCGGCCAATGCCGGGCGGCCGATGCTGCTGGAGGGCGGGCTGGACTGGAAGGCGATGAGCCTGACGCCCGCCGAGATGGATTTCGTGGGGCTGAAGGCGGCGGCGGCGCGGGAGATCGCGCTCGCCTTCGGGGTGCCGCCGATGCTGATGGGGCTGCCGGGGGACAATGCCTATGCCAATTATCGCGAGGCCAATCGGGCGCTTTGGCGGCAGACGATCCTGCCGTTGATGGCGAAGATCTGCGGCGGGCTGGCGCAGGGGTTGCAGGGGTGGTGGCCGGAATTGCGCCTGGATGCGGATCTGGATGCGGTGCCTGCCTTGTTCGAGGAGCGGAGTGCGATCTGGGAGCGGGTCGGGGGGGCGGACTTTCTGTCGGCGGAGGAGAAGCGGGCGGTTTTGGGGATTGGGTGA